A window from Pseudomonas sp. Tri1 encodes these proteins:
- a CDS encoding transporter associated domain-containing protein, with translation METLPAGPLLAVLVVLILWSALFTAIETAQLHLLAQRKASRASDKPLVTLSFPRDSLILCNTLCRTLAVVIGTLLGIFTWLENGPWAAWLGTSAALLIFADYLPRTLAIRQPDAVLALGNALLGVPLKILYPFAWLLNGISQLLLRPFARRRSEVQQSDDEMPAPPRNEHEPEHHGSRLHTMSGIHALDNITVNDILLPRSEVDGINLDDPIGDIIEQLRLNRRTRLPVFHSDINQVEAVLNTRQIRHLLADASLTKEALLAACHEPYFVPESTPLQLQLLNFHKQQRRLGMVVDEYGEVLGIVTLEDILEEIVGEFESEHSLANPHVHPQPDGRLIIDGAASIRELNRTLGWHLPCDGPKTLNGLVTEALETIPESPVCLKIGRYRLEIIETVDNRVSQVLVWHNSSVPAAS, from the coding sequence ATGGAAACGTTACCCGCGGGGCCGCTGCTTGCTGTGTTGGTCGTGCTGATCCTCTGGTCGGCCCTGTTCACCGCAATCGAAACCGCCCAACTGCACCTGCTGGCCCAACGAAAGGCCTCGCGCGCCAGCGACAAACCGCTGGTGACGTTGAGTTTCCCCCGGGACAGCCTGATTCTGTGCAATACCCTCTGCCGCACCCTGGCCGTGGTGATCGGCACATTGCTGGGGATTTTTACCTGGCTGGAAAACGGCCCCTGGGCGGCTTGGCTCGGCACCAGCGCGGCCCTGCTGATCTTCGCCGATTATTTGCCACGGACTCTGGCCATCCGCCAGCCCGATGCGGTGCTGGCACTGGGCAATGCCCTGCTCGGCGTCCCCTTGAAGATTCTTTATCCGTTTGCCTGGCTATTGAACGGCATCAGTCAGTTGCTGCTGCGCCCATTTGCCCGCAGGCGCAGCGAAGTACAGCAAAGCGACGACGAAATGCCCGCGCCACCGCGCAACGAGCATGAACCGGAGCACCACGGCAGCCGGTTGCACACGATGTCCGGCATCCATGCCCTGGACAACATTACCGTCAACGACATCCTCCTGCCCCGCAGCGAGGTCGATGGCATCAACCTCGACGACCCCATTGGCGACATCATTGAACAGTTGCGCCTGAACCGTCGCACGCGCCTGCCGGTGTTCCACAGCGACATCAACCAGGTCGAAGCGGTGCTCAACACCCGCCAGATCCGCCATCTGCTGGCGGACGCGAGCCTGACCAAGGAAGCGCTGCTCGCTGCCTGCCACGAGCCTTACTTCGTGCCCGAAAGCACGCCATTGCAGCTGCAATTGTTGAATTTCCACAAGCAGCAACGGCGCCTGGGCATGGTGGTGGACGAATATGGCGAAGTACTGGGTATCGTTACCCTGGAAGACATCCTCGAAGAAATCGTCGGCGAATTCGAAAGCGAGCACAGCCTCGCCAACCCCCACGTCCATCCCCAGCCCGATGGGCGCTTGATCATCGATGGCGCGGCATCGATCCGCGAACTGAACAGAACGCTGGGCTGGCATCTGCCTTGCGACGGCCCCAAGACCCTCAACGGGCTGGTGACCGAAGCCCTGGAAACCATCCCGGAAAGCCCGGTATGCCTGAAGATCGGTCGTTATCGACTGGAAATCATCGAAACTGTAGACAACCGCGTCAGCCAGGTGCTGGTGTGGCATAACAGTTCGGTGCCTGCCGCTTCCTGA
- the ccsA gene encoding cytochrome c biogenesis protein CcsA, with translation MLPLSPSLLATLAAACLYAAATFYQGTRLATGAKANKRLLVTLGVLAVLGHAASLYTHLMTPIGLGLDFFNAASLIAVAVIALTLVACSRIPVENLLVLLFPLGLTTVLLAQFAPSGTVQIIDEEPGILAHILLSILAYGLFTIAVFQALLLLVQDHQLKHKHPSGLIRNFPPLQTMESLLFGFLWAGWTLLSLSLISGWLFVENLFAQHLVHKTLLACLAWVVFSVLLWGRNRLGWRGHKAIRWTLAGFCLLMLAYFGSKLVREYILHI, from the coding sequence ATGCTCCCCTTGTCACCCAGCTTGCTTGCCACTCTCGCCGCCGCTTGCCTTTATGCCGCTGCGACTTTCTATCAAGGCACCCGCCTGGCCACTGGAGCCAAGGCGAACAAACGCCTGCTGGTCACGCTTGGCGTGCTGGCGGTGCTCGGCCACGCGGCCAGCCTTTATACCCATTTGATGACGCCAATCGGCCTGGGCCTGGATTTTTTCAACGCCGCCAGCCTGATCGCCGTGGCCGTGATCGCCCTGACGCTGGTGGCCTGCTCGCGCATCCCGGTGGAAAACCTGCTGGTGCTGCTTTTCCCGCTGGGGCTGACCACGGTGCTGTTGGCGCAGTTCGCGCCTTCGGGCACGGTGCAGATCATCGACGAAGAGCCCGGCATCCTGGCCCACATCCTGCTGTCGATCCTTGCCTACGGCCTGTTCACCATCGCGGTATTCCAGGCCTTGCTGCTGCTGGTGCAGGACCACCAGCTCAAGCACAAGCACCCGTCCGGGCTGATCCGCAATTTCCCGCCGCTGCAAACCATGGAAAGCCTGCTGTTCGGCTTCCTCTGGGCTGGCTGGACCCTGCTGTCGCTGTCGCTGATCTCCGGCTGGCTGTTCGTCGAGAACCTGTTCGCCCAACACCTGGTGCACAAGACCCTGTTGGCCTGCCTGGCGTGGGTGGTGTTCAGCGTGTTGCTATGGGGCCGCAACCGGCTCGGCTGGCGTGGCCATAAAGCGATTCGCTGGACCCTGGCCGGTTTCTGCCTGCTGATGCTGGCTTACTTCGGCAGCAAGCTGGTCCGTGAATATATCCTGCATATCTGA
- the trmD gene encoding tRNA (guanosine(37)-N1)-methyltransferase TrmD: MGCGFLNVANLRVEVITLFPEMFSAISEYGITSRAVKQELLQLTCWNPRDYTTDRHHTVDDRPFGGGPGMVMKIKPLEDALVQARTAAGEGAKVIYLSPQGRQLTQSAVRELANSDALILIAGRYEGIDERFIEAHVDEEWSIGDYVLSGGELPAMVLIDAVTRLLPGALGHADSAEEDSFTDGLLDCPHYTRPEVYADQRVPDVLLSGNHAHIRRWRLQQSLGRTYERRADLLESRSLSGEEKKLLEEYIRERDDS, translated from the coding sequence ATGGGATGCGGATTTCTAAACGTGGCTAATTTGCGCGTTGAAGTCATCACATTGTTTCCCGAGATGTTTTCCGCCATCAGCGAGTACGGCATAACCAGCCGCGCGGTGAAACAGGAGCTGTTGCAGCTCACCTGTTGGAATCCGCGGGACTACACCACGGATCGACATCACACTGTGGACGATCGCCCGTTTGGCGGTGGTCCGGGCATGGTGATGAAGATCAAGCCCCTGGAAGACGCTCTGGTTCAGGCCAGAACCGCAGCCGGGGAGGGTGCGAAGGTGATTTACCTGTCGCCCCAAGGCCGCCAGCTGACTCAGTCGGCGGTACGCGAGCTGGCGAATTCGGATGCATTGATCCTGATTGCCGGCCGTTATGAAGGCATTGACGAGCGTTTCATTGAAGCTCATGTCGATGAAGAGTGGTCGATTGGCGACTATGTACTGTCTGGCGGCGAGCTGCCGGCGATGGTCCTGATCGATGCGGTTACACGACTGCTGCCTGGAGCTTTAGGGCATGCAGATTCCGCTGAGGAAGATTCCTTTACGGATGGTCTGCTGGATTGCCCGCACTACACCCGACCGGAGGTGTATGCGGATCAGCGTGTTCCCGACGTGTTGCTAAGTGGCAATCACGCGCACATCCGGCGTTGGCGTTTACAGCAGTCCCTTGGTCGGACCTATGAACGACGCGCCGATCTTCTGGAAAGCCGCTCGCTTTCTGGAGAAGAGAAGAAGCTGCTCGAGGAATACATCCGCGAGCGGGACGATAGTTAA
- the rimM gene encoding ribosome maturation factor RimM (Essential for efficient processing of 16S rRNA) — MNATPKDADDLIVVGKIYSVHGVRGEVKVYSFTDPIKNLLDYKTWTLKREGSVKQVELVSGRGNDKFLVAKLKGLDDREEARLLAGYEICVPRNLFPELTDGEYYWYQLVGLKVIDHLGQLLGKIDHLLETGSNDVMVVKPCVGSLDDRERLLPYTEQCVLAVDLAAGEMKVEWDADF, encoded by the coding sequence ATGAACGCGACGCCAAAAGATGCTGATGATTTGATCGTTGTCGGCAAGATCTATTCTGTTCATGGCGTTCGCGGCGAAGTGAAGGTGTATTCCTTTACTGATCCGATCAAAAACCTGTTGGACTACAAAACCTGGACGCTCAAGCGCGAAGGTAGCGTGAAACAGGTTGAGCTGGTCAGCGGACGCGGGAACGACAAGTTCCTGGTCGCGAAGCTCAAGGGTCTCGATGATCGTGAAGAAGCGCGTCTTCTGGCCGGTTACGAGATCTGCGTGCCACGCAACCTGTTCCCTGAACTGACCGACGGCGAGTACTACTGGTACCAGCTGGTGGGTCTGAAGGTCATCGACCACCTTGGGCAATTGCTCGGGAAAATCGATCACCTGCTCGAGACCGGTTCGAACGATGTCATGGTGGTCAAGCCTTGCGTCGGCAGCCTGGATGATCGCGAACGCCTGTTGCCCTATACCGAGCAATGCGTGTTGGCCGTCGACCTTGCGGCAGGCGAGATGAAGGTGGAATGGGATGCGGATTTCTAA
- the rpsP gene encoding 30S ribosomal protein S16, whose protein sequence is MLTIRLALGGSKKRPFYHLTVTDSRNPRDGSHKEQVGFFNPVARGQEVRLSVNQERVAYWLSVGAQPSERVAQLLKESAKAAA, encoded by the coding sequence ATGCTAACAATCCGTCTTGCCCTTGGCGGCTCCAAAAAGCGCCCGTTTTACCACCTGACCGTAACCGACAGCCGCAACCCGCGTGACGGTTCCCACAAGGAACAGGTTGGTTTCTTCAACCCTGTTGCCCGTGGTCAGGAAGTTCGTCTGTCCGTGAACCAAGAGCGCGTAGCCTACTGGCTGAGCGTTGGTGCACAACCTTCTGAGCGCGTTGCTCAGTTGTTGAAGGAATCGGCTAAGGCTGCGGCCTGA
- the ffh gene encoding signal recognition particle protein: protein MFENLTDRLSQTLRHVTGKAKLTEDNIKDTLREVRMALLEADVALPVVKDFVNSVKERAVGTEVSRSLTPGQAFVKIVQAELESLMGAANEDLNLSAVPPAVVLMAGLQGAGKTTTAGKLARFLKERKKKSVMVVSADIYRPAAIKQLETLANDIGVTFFPSDLSQKPVDIAQAAIKEAKLKFIDVVIVDTAGRLHIDEEMMGEIKALHAAINPVETLFVVDAMTGQDAANTAKAFGDALPLTGVILTKVDGDARGGAALSVRAITGKPIKFIGMGEKSEALEPFHPERIASRILGMGDVLSLIEQAEQTLDKDKADKLAKKLKKGKGFDLEDFRDQLQQMKNMGGLGGLMDKLPNIGGVNLAQMGNAQGAAEKQFKQMEAIINSMTPAERRDPELISGSRKRRIAMGSGTQVQDIGRLIKQHKQMQKMMKKFSAKGGMAKMMRGMGGMLPGGGMPKM from the coding sequence ATGTTTGAAAACCTAACCGACCGTCTCTCGCAGACGCTGCGCCATGTCACCGGCAAGGCGAAACTGACCGAGGACAACATCAAAGACACCCTGCGCGAAGTGCGCATGGCGTTGCTCGAAGCCGACGTCGCCCTGCCGGTGGTCAAGGACTTCGTCAATTCGGTCAAGGAACGTGCCGTTGGCACCGAGGTGTCGCGCAGCCTGACGCCGGGCCAGGCGTTCGTGAAGATCGTCCAGGCCGAACTCGAAAGCCTGATGGGTGCGGCCAACGAAGACCTCAACCTGAGCGCTGTGCCGCCTGCCGTGGTGCTGATGGCCGGCCTGCAAGGCGCGGGCAAGACCACGACGGCCGGCAAGCTGGCGCGCTTCCTTAAAGAACGCAAGAAAAAGTCGGTGATGGTGGTGTCCGCGGACATCTATCGTCCGGCAGCCATCAAGCAGCTGGAAACCCTGGCCAACGACATTGGCGTGACGTTCTTCCCGTCCGACCTTAGCCAGAAGCCGGTGGACATCGCCCAGGCGGCTATTAAAGAAGCAAAGCTGAAATTCATCGACGTGGTCATCGTCGATACCGCCGGTCGCCTGCACATCGACGAAGAGATGATGGGCGAGATCAAGGCGCTGCATGCCGCGATCAACCCGGTGGAAACCCTGTTCGTGGTCGACGCCATGACCGGCCAGGATGCGGCCAACACCGCCAAGGCATTTGGTGATGCCCTGCCGCTGACTGGTGTGATCCTGACCAAGGTCGACGGTGATGCCCGTGGCGGTGCCGCGCTGTCGGTGCGTGCCATCACCGGCAAGCCGATCAAGTTCATCGGTATGGGCGAGAAGAGCGAAGCGCTCGAGCCGTTCCACCCTGAGCGTATCGCTTCGCGCATCCTCGGCATGGGCGACGTGCTCAGCCTGATCGAGCAGGCCGAACAGACCCTCGACAAGGACAAGGCCGACAAACTGGCCAAGAAGCTGAAGAAGGGCAAGGGCTTCGACCTCGAAGACTTCCGCGACCAGCTGCAACAAATGAAGAACATGGGCGGCCTCGGCGGGCTCATGGACAAACTGCCGAACATCGGTGGCGTGAACCTGGCGCAGATGGGCAACGCCCAGGGCGCGGCTGAAAAGCAGTTCAAGCAGATGGAAGCCATCATCAACTCCATGACCCCGGCCGAGCGCCGCGACCCTGAACTGATCAGCGGCTCGCGCAAGCGCCGTATCGCCATGGGTTCCGGCACCCAGGTGCAGGACATCGGTCGCTTGATCAAGCAACACAAGCAGATGCAGAAGATGATGAAGAAATTCTCCGCCAAAGGCGGGATGGCCAAGATGATGCGCGGCATGGGCGGTATGTTGCCCGGCGGCGGCATGCCCAAGATGTAA
- the rplS gene encoding 50S ribosomal protein L19, which yields MTNKIILALEAEQMTKEIPTFAPGDTIVVQVKVKEGDRSRLQAFEGVVIAKRNRGVNSAFTVRKISNGVGVERTFQTYSPQIDSMAVKRRGDVRKAKLYYLRDLSGKAARIKEKLA from the coding sequence ATGACTAACAAAATCATCCTTGCACTCGAAGCAGAGCAGATGACCAAAGAAATCCCTACCTTTGCCCCGGGCGACACCATTGTCGTTCAGGTGAAAGTGAAGGAAGGCGACCGTTCGCGTCTGCAAGCGTTCGAAGGTGTCGTTATCGCCAAGCGTAACCGTGGTGTGAACAGTGCTTTCACTGTTCGTAAAATCTCCAACGGTGTTGGCGTAGAGCGTACTTTCCAGACCTACAGCCCGCAAATCGACAGCATGGCTGTGAAACGTCGCGGTGACGTGCGTAAAGCCAAGCTGTACTACCTGCGTGACCTGTCCGGTAAAGCAGCTCGCATCAAGGAAAAACTGGCTTAA